The Enterobacter oligotrophicus sequence GTCGAGGTCGTCTCGGGACAGGACAATACGCCAGGTGTCATTGGCCTGGTCCGGTGCCATAAACATGCCCGCCACCGCCACGTACTGCGCTGCTTCTTCCAGCGGTATATCCAGCGTCACTGATTCTCCAGGCCGCAGCCGGATATCCCTTTCTGCGACAAGATCCGCTTTAATGGCCTGGCTGTCGTCAGCAAATAACGACGGGTAATCGGTGCTGTCGAATGCCTTACGGTCCTTAAGCTGGTAAATACGTACTACTGTCGACAGCGATGCCCCTTTCGCGTTGTTATTGATGCCCTCGCGTGCCCGGATGTCCAGATGTAGGGTTTTCACCTGTTTATAAAAGATGGACTTTGTCACTGAGATGGTCCCATCTTTTACAGTCTGCGTCAGGCCACAACCGGTTAAGGCCGTGGCGAGGGTTAATGCCAGCAGTGTGGCGGAAGTGTTACCAGCGGTAATCGCCATCTTCATCGCTCTCCCTTCGGTGAATATTTTCCTGAACGCGCTGAAAACGGCCCAGATGAATGGTGATAATGTCATTTCTGTTTTGTTGCGGGTTAAGTGGTCGCAGCACCGCCGTGCGCCCGAGTTGCACGGCAAGGTTTTCACTGCACACAAGCTGAGCATCGGGCAGCAAGTATCTCGCCACGCACAATTGCAACCGCACGTCCAGATTTGATCCCAGGTAAACATGCAGCAGCGCCATCAGATCACCGTGTAGTTCACCGCCAGGCAGCCAGCCACGAACGTCGTCTGGATTATCGGTCGTCAGTTTCAACAGCACCTGGCCGTTGACATCTGTACCGTGTGTTCCCATGACGGGACGGTGTTTCAGGCTAACCGATCGCTGTGAGTTCATGGCTACCTGGTTTTTCAACGGAATACGACAGCGGTCATGATGGTACACGTCAGCACTCGTATCCGGTGCCAATAATTGTACCAGTGCATGCATCCCTTCCGCCGTGCGCCCCGGCAGCAGCATTACTGGCAACAGCGCCAGGAAACGGGACAATGGCGTACCCGCCGTGGCTGCACATCCCGGAATCCCCAGCCCTGCCAGTCCAAGCAGATACTGAGAGGTGTTATCCGTTCCACCAGCCTGAAATGTCGCCGGGTACGAATATTTGCGCCAGATACGATAATACTGGGCTATCAGCCTATGGTTGAAGATATCGAGAAAATCGCGAGTGGCCTCAACCCCCTCCCGCTGTTGTGCGATATCGTCGATATAGTGCGTCGGCAGCGGCGATTCAACGCCGTACAACCCCATAAAAGTGATATCAACCGACGGCGGCAGATGCGCATGTTCCGGTTCCGGGTCCGTCAGCCCCCGGATTTCACTGGCCGGGAATCCCATACCAGGATGAGGACGAAAACGCACAGGCTCCTGACGCACCCGCCAGTCGCTACCAGGAACCGGCGAATCCAGCTGGCTTTGCTCCAGCAGCCAGCAAAAACGATAAAAGTTCATATACGGCAACTGATGCCGTAGTCGCATCATCAGCCCGGCAGGCGCTGACTGTGATTCTCTTTCCACCGGATACACTTTCCTTCTGGCTGAACAATCAGCGTGAGCTGGTTAAACTGGTTCATATCGGCATACAGCGCAAAAAATCGGTTAAGCATTTCTCCAAACAGATGGATATCGCCTTCGCCGGTAAAACCACTGCTGTCGAGCGTCACCTCAACATCAAGCCCGCGCAACAGAAAACCATCTTCAAAACGCTGGACGCGGTGGTGTCTTACGTCCAGGATGGCGTCCAGACGACGATTATTCATTTCGTCCTCCCGCCAGTTATAAAGTGACAGCGTTCCGCGCAGTACCTCCGCACTACTCATCATATTCAGA is a genomic window containing:
- the tssJ gene encoding type VI secretion system lipoprotein TssJ; translated protein: MAITAGNTSATLLALTLATALTGCGLTQTVKDGTISVTKSIFYKQVKTLHLDIRAREGINNNAKGASLSTVVRIYQLKDRKAFDSTDYPSLFADDSQAIKADLVAERDIRLRPGESVTLDIPLEEAAQYVAVAGMFMAPDQANDTWRIVLSRDDLDPDTARVIEASNNRLVLLPLKEN
- the tssG gene encoding type VI secretion system baseplate subunit TssG, with translation MMRLRHQLPYMNFYRFCWLLEQSQLDSPVPGSDWRVRQEPVRFRPHPGMGFPASEIRGLTDPEPEHAHLPPSVDITFMGLYGVESPLPTHYIDDIAQQREGVEATRDFLDIFNHRLIAQYYRIWRKYSYPATFQAGGTDNTSQYLLGLAGLGIPGCAATAGTPLSRFLALLPVMLLPGRTAEGMHALVQLLAPDTSADVYHHDRCRIPLKNQVAMNSQRSVSLKHRPVMGTHGTDVNGQVLLKLTTDNPDDVRGWLPGGELHGDLMALLHVYLGSNLDVRLQLCVARYLLPDAQLVCSENLAVQLGRTAVLRPLNPQQNRNDIITIHLGRFQRVQENIHRRESDEDGDYRW